TACCCACGGTGAGAAATTATAATcactaattattaataattgttgcTTAATATTTTCCGAGTTCATGAAAACAGGTACAAGGTtggtagtattttttatttgtaaagttatACAAATATGAGTATTTGTAGTAAAGAATCTGTTACACCAAAGCCAGATCTTGCTTGTATTGAATTGACAGTTGACGTAATACTCTTGATGATATTGTTCAATTGGTACTAAGGATGCCAGTGCTTCATGTGCTTATTGAAGTCATTGCGGTTGTGGAATCCGTTCCCACACTCGGGGCAAGTCAACTTCCATACGGGGCCGTGGACTCGCATATGCTGTCTCAGCGTCCTCTCGTGCATGTACGCTTTCTGACAGATGGCACAGTAGAAGTTCCTCTCACCAGTATGTCCGCGTGCATGCATCTTCAGTAAGGATCGAGTTCCGAAACATTTACCGCAAATTTTGCATTGTATTTTCTGCGTGTGCAGCTTCGTGGTATGTTCCGTCAAAGCACGACGCATCGGAAACACCGCTTTGCACACCTGACACTCAAATTTAAAAGTGATACCGTGGACATCTTTTAAATGAGTCATTTTTCGATAGTGCTCCGCGAATCTCTCTAAACAGTGTGGACACTTTAATGGTTTTATCTTCTTTGTATTAGATACTTCgtgctttttaaatatgtgatATCGTAACTTCAATTTTGTTGGGAAAACGTCCTGACAGCTATCGCATTTGTGAACACCGTTTTGGTGCACGATGCGATGGTTAATCAAACGTTGGTGCGACATAAAACCGAGGCCACAAGTTTCACAAACGACATTCATGTGAACATTCATATGTCGATTCAAAAGGAAAAATGAATTGAAAGTCTTGTTGCATCTGTGACAGGATAGGAGTCCGTTGGTTATGCTTAGGTTATAAGCCATTAGTCCATTGCCTGCTGCGTTAAAATCCTTCTTATGCGTCGCTATCAGATGCGTTCTAATGTCATCCAAATCGGAATACTTCTGCTCGCAaatcttacattttaattccGATATATCAGCTTTTATTACTCTTTTTCCTTTTCTCAGATACTGTTTTAGTAAATTGCCTCTTTCAGGCGCTACGTGAAAGTTAGTGTGTTGTAATACTGAGTTTATCTCTGGGAATATTTCATTGCaatagaaacatttaaaatttgcttGCTGGTAAAAGAACGGTTTCACAGTAGTGAATTCAAGGAACGTTGCCGCATTTTGCCTTTCCGATATTGTCATTTGCCATATGCTAGTCCTCGGCCGTGGATGCTGCTTCGTTATCCCTGGGAAAGATAAAAGTTTTTCTCGTAAAGTATCTGCtgttaaaataagattaattcGTCTAACTAACCACGCCATTCTTTACATGCCCTCAACAAGGTGATTTATcatgtaaataattcaaaaaaggtaagtttcgtatatttttatttataatcttttttatttcacaatttgtatttatataacatcaTGGTTTGTATTCATGTGAGCCATTAAGCTAGACTgatcattaaataaacaacCGCATACGGAACAGCTGCTTGCTTCGACGAGTTCATGGTTTTTTGCGTGTTCTCGAAGATTTTTTCTTCTAGCATAAGCTTTCCCACAAACATCGCACTTGAAACTTTTATCATTGCTGTGTGTAACCATATGCCTGGTCAGACTGGATTTGGAGAAGAATCGAAATTGGCATATGGCGCATTCCTCATTCCGTTCCAGCATGTGTACGGATCTTTTGTGTAGAAACAATTGGTACTTCAAATAGAACTGTCTCCCACATGTCTCGCAGCTGTATCTGGTTGTTTGGTCGTGGGAGATTCTCATATGTTTATTACGTTGATAATTTGAGTTAAATCTCTCAGGACAAAGTGGACACGTTCTCACgttgtgttttaaatgtaCCGCTCTAATATGATTTATTCTTTTCGTCGAATTGGTGAAGACTTTATCGCATTTATCGCACTGATAGCTCCCCCTTTTATGTACTTGTAAATGCCTCTTTAGcaataatttagaaacaaaTACATTGCCGCATATTTCACAACTATAGTTGTTGAAGTGTTTACTCATGTGGATGATGAGCAGTCTAAATAAATGGTAGTTGTCGCCACAAATCTGACAATTAAACGTATCCCCACTTAATTTAAAGGGTATAATATTATCTTGGTATGATGGGTCTATGTCTTTTCCATGATCTTTAAGATGAAACTTCAAATCGTTTAGATTGAGGAGTATAGTTTGACAAAGTTTACACTGAAGTTGAAAGACatcaacttttaaaatattatcttgaGACTTTTTATACAACTCCAGCCTTAATTCTTCTATACTATGGTTCTTTAGTGAATGTTCTCTTAGTATCCGTGAATCTACAAACTCTTCGTAgcatatataacatttatatttattacgtgcATATATAAAAGGGTAAACATATGAAAATTCAACTATTGTTAATGCGTTTCGTATCCATATCTGAGATTCATATCTTTTTCTTCGTGATGTGTTTAATGTTTTCACAGTTCTAAGCGTTTGGTTCCTTAATGACAATCTAGTTCCATTCCCAATGTTATCTATAGATATTGGctcctttaaaaatattaatgttgacTTATTATCTTCAGATAAGTTTAATTGCAGTTCGTTTTTTTTAGGCGTTTGAattttcataatgtttttacttttatctatAGATATATCTGTTTCTTCATTTTCAATAATCAGATTATCAATGGATATAGGTTTCTGAAGAACTGATAATTTAACATCAGATCCGTCTtcgtttttcaatattattgatGTATTTGATACATGGATGATACCTAAAAAGAACAGATACTTGtacatataatttcaaaatgatttacataagatatcttactaatattataaattcgaatgtttagatggatggatgtttgtttgaagttatcaccgaaacggctcaacggatcttgattaaatttggcacagatgtagaacatagtctggaagaacacataggctactattttatttaattccgcgcggacggagtctcgggcgacagctagttaaaggaataaaaataacaaaatgcttgaatttcaatttattacacattaaaatttcacatataaaatattacatttagttTACAGTAATAAGAGATCTCTTtgcattataataatttttacaaactgtTTTCTAAAGTTGTacttaaaatagtattaaaccTTTATAAGTTTGCACTAAACTTAATTCAGTATTTGAAAAGTCAGAATTATTTGTTTGGGAATGTCAGAGTTCTTATGCTCAATAACAgcgccatttttttttaaagacgtCCAATTATTTAGGCCACATTTAGCTTGAGATTAATTCATTAAAGCTTAGTTTTGTTCTTAAGTAAAatgataatcttactaatattataaatgcgaatgtttagatggatgtttgtttgaaggtatcttcagaacggctcaacaggccttgatgaaatttggcacagatgtagatcatagtctggaaaaactcagacttattgtttttttttaattccgctcggatggagtcgcaggcgatcaaaattaaataaaaataactctatcatcaattaatattaaaaattgtgaaactcTGTCTGTTGCGCTTTCAAGTCataactactgaaccgatttaaatgaaattttgtaattagatGTCATAAGTATAAAGATGGACATAAGTTACAAGTTATTTCTAGttctaaaaattacaattctaCCACAGTATTGCCATTTTTAGCGTTgaaagcttgaaacttattttagaGGCTGTTGATtcgatgtaaataaatatgacgttcaaagtttgtaaaagttttgcCCTCAAGggtgtaaaataacaatagggtacggaatttgtatggaaatatACCCTCCCCCTTTGTGTTTCCTTTCTCTATCACAAACTCCTATCTAAAGAAACTTTCACGATGACGAAGTCGCTGGCACAGCTAGTAGTCAATAAAAgtgacatatttataattcagttTCCGATACCTAAAGTCGAAACGAAACGAAACTTTTTTGAAGATTTTCCAACTAAAAACAAAGAGTTCCTAAGATAGTATTCGTGTTTATAGAAGATAGTCTATTTTTGGAGATGTTTTTACAACGTATTTATCTACatgtaatcttttttttaaatatcataagGGGACAAACGAGCAGCGTGAACACCGAGGTGTTCAACGATGTTCGTGTACATCTACGCAGCGTTGCTGGCCTTTGAGAATAAGATACGCTTGCTGCTTGAAGGaaatttcgtattttttatcgataattattttaaaataatcagttTCAAAGCACTTCGTGTACACGTAAATGATCCCTTAAATTTTTTCTGCGCAAAAACGCTTCACCAcacatttcacatttataattcttttctCCCGTATGTATCACCATGTGACGTTTCAACGTCTCTTTATTACAGAACCTCTGCAGACAGATCTTACACTGATGGTTCCTCTCCTGAAGGTGCACAGATCTCGTATGGCACACTAAGTGATATCTAAGGTTGAAGCCACGACCACATGTCTTGCATTTGTGCACGCGCGTCGATTGATTGTGGACGTCTTGCAAATGTTTCGTCCGCCGATAGTTCGAGTTAAATCTCTCCGGGCATATTGGACATCGTCGAGGGTACTGTTTCAAATGCACTCCTCTAATGTGCAGCGACAATTTGTACGACGTGTTAAATACTTTGTTGCAACGGTCACAGTGGAAGTTTCCACTCTCGTGCACCTCCAAATGTTTCTTCAGCAAACGCAACGTCATGAATCCTGATCCGCAGATTTCACAGCtgtagttattaaaatgtacactCATATGAATGACAAGAGTTCGAACTTTAATGAATTTCGATTCGCACATAACACATTTGTATCCCTCTTCGTCACCTTCTAGCACGAATGGAATTATATTATCTTTCAAATCGGGTTCAATTAATTTGTGATGTTCaacttttaaatgtactttgaGTTCTTGCAAGTCCTTAGGTTTGTGGGGACACAGTTTGCAACCCATTTCGCTAACGTCCACTTTGATGACGTTCTCCCTACGATTGTTGACCAGACGTTTTATCGGGGCGTATGTGTGCGTGTCCTGCATATGGCGTTTCAGTAGGGAAGTTTCTAGAAACGGTTGCGAGcaaatgaaacatttaaatttattattcccATAGACGAACGGATATACGGTAGAAAATTCGAATAGAGTGAGTGCATTTTGTCGaatatcgatatttttttgagGTATTTGTTCTTGTAGCTGTGGAATATCTATTCTGTCGTGCACAATTTGAGGCGAGGGTGCTCTGTCCATGTATATAGGCGAAGGGCTCCGGGACGAGAGGTCCTCGCCGCTCAGCTGCGCCATAGCAAGCACCTTCTTAAAATTTGTAACGGTGCCCAGTGGCCTACAGAGGCTACGGTCGTAATCCACTTGGAACAACGGCACGATCCTTTTTGTGGCTTGTATATCCGTACTGTCCGATCCTAGAAACAAACAAATCGTATGAAGATGTCTCCTTTTACGTTCGGGCGTGTGCACAAAGATCTATTACTACGAAATAGTATTCAATTTATGTTACTATACTTGTAACTTTCGTATCCCAAAAGCGTgataaaaacgtaataaaaaatccatcaataaaataaaacgaattcCTAAGAAATCCAATTTATTAACCAATTcgaaaaattacatcaatattataacagagacttttttcacatttaataaattcattagaACCAATGTAGTAAAAttctaattgtaattatttgagATGAAAAAAGtggttaatttcaaaatatattcacaGACTGACACCATTAGTATACAGATgtatagaaagaaaaaagttaatcTTTAGATACAATAAAGTGCATTGTGGAATTAGTTAAACAAGTCGCCCTAAAGTATAAGAGTTTAACTTTTGGACTTTTCCATGAGCCATGTATTTAGTTAGCAAGAATTATTTAGTGCgatagcctagtcacccctaacttggggtaggctccgagcccctcagtggggacttatagtgagctgatgatgatgatgatttagtgtgataaaatttaaaacaaattcatttataaCTACAAGAGACACGATCTTTATCCGAAATTTCATCTTGAAATGAAGGATCTAATTTTACAATCGTTGTCGGATGATGAACTTTTACGTGATGCTTCAGACTACAATTCTGGACAAAGGATCTGCCACACTCTCCGCATGAGTATCGTCTGTCGTTATCATGTATACGCATATGTTCCGTCAACGTATACTTTCTTGCATATGCCTTCTTGCATACATTGCATTGATACTTTCTCTCCCCACCATGCTTGATCATGTGAAATTTCAACTCCGATTTGGAGTAGAACTTCCAATCGCAAACTTCACACGTATACCGTTTCATTTTCAAATGCACTGTTCTAAAGTGTACCCTTAGTTTACCGCTCAAATTGAACACCCTGGGACATAAGTCGCATTTAAATTCTTTCAATGTCATTCCATGAACAGACGAGATGTGTTTATTCCTCTGAAAGTAATTACGAAAACCTTCATGGCATTCTGGACATCTGTGTCTTTTGCATTTCTTATGAATGTTAGCAATATGCTCGGTCCTGGCGGTGTTCGAACGGAACACTTTATGACACTCTTCACATGGGAAAGAACCATTGACGTGGATGACTGAATGTGCACGTAATCTGTCTGGTGTAATGAAACCCGAGCCGCACTGTTCACAGATATAGTTCTGAAAGTGGACGTTCATATGATGGTTTAATGATTTGAAAGTTTCAAACTTTGTACTGCATAATATGCATACGAAGTTGTCCTTCGAGATCTTAAAAGGTAATATACCGTCGTTTGAATTAATGTACATATCGTGTCTATCCATGAGGTGATATTTTAAACTGGGTATGTCGTGCAAAATCTGGTTACATATCTTACAACTGACATTCGTCAGTTCCACTTTGACAAATTCATGTTTCTTCTGTTTCGACATTTCGTGTTCAATCTGCGATAAAGATGGCGTCGAATGTTCGAGATTATTATGTTCTCTCAAAGCGTCAGGATCTAAAAATTGCTGATCGCAATAAAAACagatgaataaatttttcatccatctaaaaggACATAATTTTGCGGcttctaatattaaagttgAGTTTTTCTTCCTCTCCTTTAGTATTTCTGGGTTGAGTATAATGTTGCGTCTCTTTTTCCTTTGAAGTCCCGTATTATTCTTGTCCTGTTGATCCTCACACGGTGATTCACTACCtataaatgagaaaataaTCGTGTCAACTTCAACCACAACAAATTAACAACACAAATCTAAGtttaagttattgttttatctGGTAAATTTGTTGAACTAGAATatctatattgttttatatgcCTACCTACATTTAATGTGGAAACTGTAGCTTTCCTCGTGAACGAATTGTGTAAAAGGTAcacctttttataattttatatcagcGTTTATTGGTCATCCGATTCAATCACCACGAATTCCGATTTGCAATACTATACTTTAAGTTGgcattaatgttttaaagaacatgtttattatatgttaaaactaTTTCACGCGAGTTTTATGCTCCAgcgttctaaaaaaaatagcaagtACTCTTCGATATAATGTATCTTATAatggcaatattttaaaatgtagtgCATTTTGGGTGAGCcgtatttttagtttaaaataataaaaaacattcaacataAAATTCACCGATGcacatttatttcattctatttaataatagataCAAGTTTAAAGCCTTCGACTTAAAATCTCCTTAATTTGTCTGAAACGagtcatttaaaatacattagatTTAGTTTGACTGGAATGATGTACTCTCACGTGCTGTTTCAAGCTACAGTTCTGTATGAACGCCTGCCCGCAAACGGGACAAACAAAACGCCTGTCGTTATTATGTATCCGCATGTGTTCTCGCAATGTCTTCAAGCGGGCGTACGATTTCTTGCACACA
The nucleotide sequence above comes from Papilio machaon chromosome 28, ilPapMach1.1, whole genome shotgun sequence. Encoded proteins:
- the LOC106711730 gene encoding zinc finger protein 93, which produces MIIVARYVVNGITKQHPRPRTSIWQMTISERQNAATFLEFTTVKPFFYQQANFKCFYCNEIFPEINSVLQHTNFHVAPERGNLLKQYLRKGKRVIKADISELKCKICEQKYSDLDDIRTHLIATHKKDFNAAGNGLMAYNLSITNGLLSCHRCNKTFNSFFLLNRHMNVHMNVVCETCGLGFMSHQRLINHRIVHQNGVHKCDSCQDVFPTKLKLRYHIFKKHEVSNTKKIKPLKCPHCLERFAEHYRKMTHLKDVHGITFKFECQVCKAVFPMRRALTEHTTKLHTQKIQCKICGKCFGTRSLLKMHARGHTGERNFYCAICQKAYMHERTLRQHMRVHGPVWKLTCPECGNGFHNRNDFNKHMKHWHP
- the LOC106711728 gene encoding zinc finger protein 714 isoform X4, whose protein sequence is MEAKTSEWRPGPTVCRCCLTEGCYKDISTEYFWMGKREVYAEMLADTLNLTIAYSQSGGPNSNSRLICEPCISRLRDAADFKRQVLECEKTFLQHLDPSTSGIVAEDVSRESILKGKQVKIELVKLEKLESDDDDFEPSRFTDDDDVDDDIDDQPLTKLAKTPKKETVDLLDLIDNAKVAEKRKSTTKVKATPVKKAKPKKETKTTANQDKPEKKKKGSESPCEDQQDKNNTGLQRKKRRNIILNPEILKERKKNSTLILEAAKLCPFRWMKNLFICFYCDQQFLDPDALREHNNLEHSTPSLSQIEHEMSKQKKHEFVKVELTNVSCKICNQILHDIPSLKYHLMDRHDMYINSNDGILPFKISKDNFVCILCSTKFETFKSLNHHMNVHFQNYICEQCGSGFITPDRLRAHSVIHVNGSFPCEECHKVFRSNTARTEHIANIHKKCKRHRCPECHEGFRNYFQRNKHISSVHGMTLKEFKCDLCPRVFNLSGKLRVHFRTVHLKMKRYTCEVCDWKFYSKSELKFHMIKHGGERKYQCNVCKKAYARKYTLTEHMRIHDNDRRYSCGECGRSFVQNCSLKHHVKVHHPTTIVKLDPSFQDEISDKDRVSCSYK
- the LOC106711728 gene encoding zinc finger protein 714 isoform X3 yields the protein MEAKTSEWRPGPTVCRCCLTEGCYKDISTEYFWMGKREVYAEMLADTLNLTIAYSQSGGPNSNSRLICEPCISRLRDAADFKRQVLECEKTFLQHLDPSTSGIVAEDVSRESILKGKQVKIELVKLEKLESDDDDFEPSRFTDDDDVDDDIDDQPLTKLAKTPKKETVDLLDLIDNAKVAEKRKSTTKVKATPVKKAKPKKETKTTANQDKPEKKKKGSDSTDIQATKRIVPLFQVDYDRSLCRPLGTVTNFKKVLAMAQLSGEDLSSRSPSPIYMDRAPSPQIVHDRIDIPQLQEQIPQKNIDIRQNALTLFEFSTVYPFVYGNNKFKCFICSQPFLETSLLKRHMQDTHTYAPIKRLVNNRRENVIKVDVSEMGCKLCPHKPKDLQELKVHLKVEHHKLIEPDLKDNIIPFVLEGDEEGYKCVMCESKFIKVRTLVIHMSVHFNNYSCEICGSGFMTLRLLKKHLEVHESGNFHCDRCNKVFNTSYKLSLHIRGVHLKQYPRRCPICPERFNSNYRRTKHLQDVHNQSTRVHKCKTCGRGFNLRYHLVCHTRSVHLQERNHQCKICLQRFCNKETLKRHMVIHTGEKNYKCEMCGEAFLRRKNLRDHLRVHEVL